A genomic region of Miscanthus floridulus cultivar M001 chromosome 3, ASM1932011v1, whole genome shotgun sequence contains the following coding sequences:
- the LOC136541247 gene encoding pentatricopeptide repeat-containing protein At4g20740-like, protein MTSPSPSPSPSSPTARRRRHTIYHGHRRASPHRPTVRGGLFTDLRFPSPIPRPPTSPSPSPSTAFRLRDWDPHSPSSPSSAPSPSSPSASASSSTSASARRLSPLARFLLDALRRHQRWGPPVVADLSKLRRVPPSLVAEVLTARPPPPPPLALPFFLWAGRQKGFRHCFPAFHALASLLSAAGLPAAADQLPDLMRAHGKPVSHSQLTLLVRLHTAARRPLRALHAVRRFRHEFDVQPQVHACNRVLGALAAAGHVEDALKLFDEMSEGGVQPIPVTFTIVVRALAHAGMIDRLLEMIGRMRNEVCRPDVFVYTALVKTMGRRGHMDGCIRVWEEMEKDGVEPDTMAYATMVGGLCKTGMVEEAAELFKEMRRKGLLVDRSVYASLIDGYVAAGRVGDGCRLLKELVDTGYRADLGIYNTLISGLCGIGREDKAHKLFQIVLQEELVPSSDTVSPLLACYAKKDEMVTFFGLVNKLAELCLPVIEMLRDFMKLFAGKDGRELKAMEVFDALRQKQYCSVGIYNILIENLLKIKDRKKSLLLFEEMQNSVDFKPDSCTYSHMIPCFVDEGNVEEACSCYNTMMKENWIPSTSAYCVLVKGLCKMGEINTAISLVKDCLGNVENGPTEFKYTLTILEACRSKSPEKVINVVDEMIEVGCSMEEIVYSAIIYGFCKYASSTEARQVFTIMRDRNILSEANFIVYEDMLNEHLKKTTADLVISGLKFFDLESKLKWRSRID, encoded by the coding sequence ATgacgtccccgtccccgtccccatccccatcctCTCCCACTGCCCGCCGCCGCAGGCACACCATCTACCACGGCCACCGCCGCGCCTCGCCGCACCGGCCCACAGTCCGCGGCGGCCTCTTCACCGACCTCCGCTTCCCCTCCCCAATACCCCGCCCTCccacctccccctccccctccccctccaccGCCTTCCGCCTCCGCGACTGGGATCCACACTCGCCCTCTTCCCCGTCGTCCGCTCCCTCTCCGTCCTCTCCCTCCGCCTCCGCTTCCTCCTCCACATCCGCCTCCGCGCGCCGCCTCTCCCCGCTCGCGCGCTTCCTCCTCGACGCGCTCCGCCGCCACCAGCGCTGGGGCCCGCCCGTCGTCGCCGACCTCTCCAAGCTCCGCCGCGTCCCGCCATCCCTCGTCGCCGAGGTCCTCACCGCGcgcccgcccccgccgccgccgctcgcgctCCCGTTCTTCCTCTGGGCCGGCCGCCAGAAGGGCTTCCGCCACTGCTTCCCGGCCTTCCACGCCCTCGCCTCGCTGCTCTCCGCCGCGGGCCTCCCAGCCGCGGCCGACCAGCTCCCCGACCTCATGCGCGCGCACGGCAAGCCCGTCTCCCACTCGCAGCTCACCCTCCTCGTCCGCCTCCACACCGCCGCGCGCCGCCCCCTCCGCGCTCTCCACGCGGTCCGCCGCTTCCGCCACGAGTTCGACGTCCAACCCCAGGTCCACGCGTGCAACCGCGTCCTTGGCGCACTGGCTGCTGCGGGCCACGTCGAGGACGCGCTCAAGCTGTTCGATGAAATGTCGGAGGGTGGCGTGCAGCCTATCCCAGTGACGTTTACCATCGTGGTTCGTGCACTAGCACACGCGGGGATGATTGATAGGCTTCTGGAAATGATTGGGAGGATGCGGAACGAGGTGTGCCGGCCTGATGTCTTTGTGTACACTGCGCTGGTGAAGACAATGGGGCGGAGGGGGCATATGGACGGCTGCATCAGGGTGTgggaggaaatggagaaggaTGGGGTGGAGCCAGACACAATGGCATATGCTACTATGGTTGGGGGGCTCTGCAAGACTGGGATGGTGGAGGAAGCAGCAGAATTGTTCAAGGAGATGAGGAGAAAGGGGTTACTGGTGGACAGGTCGGTGTATGCATCGCTCATTGATGGGTATGTTGCTGCTGGGAGGGTTGGGGATGGGTGTAGGTTGTTGAAGGAGTTGGTTGATACTGGCTACCGTGCTGACCTGGGGATATATAACACACTTATTAGTGGACTGTGTGGCATAGGTAGGGAGGATAAGGCCCATAAGTTATTTCAGATTGTTCTGCAGGAGGAGCTTGTGCCAAGTTCTGATACTGTTTCACCGTTGCTAGCTTGTTATGCCAAAAAGGATGAAATGGTTACATTTTTTGGATTGGTCAACAAACTGGCAGAGCTGTGTTTGCCTGTTATTGAAATGTTAAGAGATTTTATgaagctctttgcaggaaaggatgGTAGGGAATTGAAGGCTATGGAAGTCTTTGATGCGTTGAGACAAAAACAGTATTGTAGTGTCGGCATTTATAACATTCTTATTGAAAATCTGCTGAAGATCAAGGATAGGAAGAAATCACTTTTGCTGTTTGAAGAAATGCAAAATTCAGTTGATTTTAAACCAGATTCATGTACATATAGTCATATGATCCCATGTTTCGTGGATGAAGGAAATGTCGAAGAGGCCTGCTCATGCTACAACACCATGATGAAAGAAAATTGGATACCAAGTACGTCAGCCTACTGTGTTCTTGTGAAAGGGCTTTGCAAGATGGGGGAGATCAACACAGCCATATCACTTGTTAAAGATTGTCTTGGAAATGTAGAAAATGGGCCAACTGAATTTAAATACACCTTGACTATTCTGGAAGCTTGCAGATCAAAAAGCCCAGAGAAAGTCATTAATGTGGTGGATGAGATGATTGAAGTAGGTTGTTCAATGGAAGAAATTGTCTATTCTGCTATCATATATGGCTTCTGCAAGTATGCAAGTTCAACTGAGGCGAGACAGGTATTCACTATCATGAGAGATCGAAATATCTTATCAGAAGCCAATTTTATTGTCTACGAGGACATGCTGAACGAGCACTTGAAGAAGACCACTGCAGACTTGGTGATATCTGGATTGAAGTTTTTTGATCTTGAATCAAAATTGAAATGGAGAAGCCGAATTGATTGA